The Streptomyces sp. RKAG293 genome includes a region encoding these proteins:
- a CDS encoding ABC transporter ATP-binding protein, with the protein MRRWFRRPQPVETAVSDSEQLLFGGALRYDYGWARHEYTMLEHSALSMARSAPRLVGRTVRLAWRADRTAMLTMVLAEIYQGAAHAVGLLVTNEVLQSLFGSGDTVARVHAAVPALIVGMVIAVTSAVAASLSTASTGRLEPKVERLATQEYLRHAERVELEAVEDGAFRKLLDSAQFGAQSSRQMISAMVATLNGTFSLVAAAGVLTVLHPVLLFLLMLIAAPRGWGALHVAQRRYASTMAWIEHERAARVIGESITGRSAAQETRVHGVGSFLLRHFGQMARTAEAEQTRLAKEKAATELLAASLSGAASLLAYVTLAWLLLSGRMSMAVAGTAVMAVRTGSANLGALVGSVNRLHEESLYAGDLDRYILEATARAIPVGGVPVPRHPAEIRFEHVTYRYPDRERPALDDISLTISAGSVVALVGTNGSGKSTLVKLLAGLHKAQAGRIVWDKVDLAEADRDQVFSHIALLDQSFARWPFTAETNLAIGKPARTPEPEQLAAAAAFSGADAVINALPHGMKTLLALQFRGGSELSGGQWQTIGLSRTWYRDASLIIVDEPTSALDPEAEIACFEKIRRLRSPTTTVVLVTHRMAAVQHADLIYVLHEGLLVEQGTHQELLADEAGRYHRMFQSQADQYIPGGNGRVPGQQNQPATADRPGPGDR; encoded by the coding sequence ATGAGGAGGTGGTTCCGCAGGCCGCAGCCCGTCGAGACGGCCGTGTCCGACAGCGAGCAGCTGTTGTTCGGCGGGGCGCTGCGCTATGACTACGGATGGGCCCGGCACGAGTACACGATGCTGGAGCACTCGGCGCTGTCCATGGCCCGCTCGGCACCGCGGCTGGTCGGCAGGACCGTACGGCTGGCCTGGCGGGCCGACCGGACCGCCATGCTGACGATGGTCCTGGCCGAGATCTACCAGGGTGCGGCCCACGCCGTCGGACTGCTGGTCACCAACGAGGTGCTGCAGTCGCTGTTCGGGAGCGGGGACACGGTCGCGCGGGTGCACGCGGCGGTGCCGGCGCTGATCGTGGGCATGGTCATCGCCGTGACCAGCGCGGTGGCGGCGTCCCTGTCGACGGCCAGCACCGGCCGGCTGGAGCCGAAGGTCGAACGGCTGGCCACCCAGGAGTATCTGCGGCACGCCGAGCGGGTGGAGCTGGAGGCCGTCGAGGACGGGGCGTTCCGCAAGCTGCTGGACTCCGCGCAGTTCGGCGCCCAGTCCTCCCGCCAGATGATCAGCGCCATGGTGGCGACGCTGAACGGCACGTTCTCTCTCGTCGCCGCGGCCGGGGTGCTCACCGTGCTGCACCCGGTGCTCCTGTTCCTGCTGATGCTGATCGCGGCGCCGCGCGGGTGGGGCGCCCTGCATGTGGCCCAGCGCCGCTATGCCTCCACCATGGCCTGGATCGAGCACGAGCGTGCGGCCCGGGTCATCGGAGAATCGATCACCGGGCGCAGCGCCGCCCAGGAGACCCGCGTGCACGGCGTCGGGAGCTTCCTGCTGCGGCACTTCGGGCAGATGGCCAGGACCGCGGAGGCGGAGCAGACCCGGCTGGCCAAGGAGAAGGCCGCCACCGAGCTCCTGGCCGCCTCGCTGTCGGGCGCCGCGTCGTTGCTGGCGTACGTCACGCTGGCGTGGTTGCTGCTGTCGGGCCGGATGAGCATGGCGGTCGCCGGTACCGCGGTCATGGCGGTACGGACCGGATCGGCGAATCTCGGCGCGCTCGTCGGATCCGTCAACCGGCTGCATGAGGAGTCCCTGTACGCGGGCGACCTGGACCGGTACATCCTCGAAGCCACCGCCCGCGCCATTCCCGTCGGCGGCGTTCCGGTGCCCCGGCACCCGGCCGAGATCCGCTTCGAGCACGTCACCTACCGGTATCCGGATCGTGAGCGGCCCGCCCTCGACGACATCTCGCTCACCATCTCCGCCGGGAGTGTGGTGGCGCTGGTGGGAACGAACGGATCCGGCAAGAGCACCCTGGTGAAGCTGCTCGCCGGCCTCCACAAGGCGCAGGCCGGCCGGATCGTGTGGGACAAGGTCGATCTGGCGGAGGCCGACCGCGATCAGGTCTTCTCCCACATCGCGCTGCTCGACCAGTCCTTCGCGAGGTGGCCGTTCACCGCGGAGACCAATCTGGCGATCGGCAAGCCCGCACGGACCCCGGAGCCGGAGCAGCTGGCCGCGGCGGCCGCGTTCTCCGGCGCGGACGCGGTCATCAACGCCCTCCCCCACGGCATGAAGACCCTCCTGGCCCTGCAGTTCCGCGGCGGATCGGAACTGTCCGGCGGCCAGTGGCAGACCATCGGGCTCAGCCGTACCTGGTATCGCGACGCATCGCTGATCATCGTCGACGAGCCGACTTCGGCGCTGGATCCCGAGGCGGAGATCGCCTGCTTCGAGAAGATCCGCCGGCTCCGCTCACCGACCACCACGGTCGTCCTGGTGACCCACCGCATGGCGGCCGTCCAGCACGCCGACCTGATCTACGTCCTCCACGAAGGCCTCCTGGTGGAACAGGGCACCCACCAGGAACTCCTGGCCGACGAGGCCGGCCGCTACCACCGCATGTTCCAGTCCCAGGCGGACCAGTACATCCCCGGCGGCAACGGAAGGGTCCCAGGCCAGCAGAACCAACCGGCCACGGCCGACCGGCCCGGCCCGGGCGACCGCTGA
- a CDS encoding phosphatase PAP2 family protein produces MQNATHLSEPPPPPPPVAPPRHHLPAIPPRGALVAGITLLLLAAGIGLMLRGDRPPFFEGLDERWLVWTTGARTGTASDLARDLDRLGGPLGLVLPFGLIGCLCVYGRWRSAVFVFTSAVLANILVILPLKQVVDRPRPPRPWVLVNSGSFPSGEVFTATTLVIAVAVVAFRPRARRWWWLIGGSYVAAMMWSRTWLHAQWLSDTVAGLLAGAGTGLLLWLAFAPLLRGEAVRAAADRLWE; encoded by the coding sequence ATGCAGAACGCGACTCACCTGTCCGAACCGCCGCCGCCTCCACCACCCGTGGCGCCGCCGCGGCACCATCTCCCCGCCATCCCGCCCCGGGGCGCCCTGGTGGCGGGCATCACCCTGCTGTTGCTGGCCGCAGGCATCGGACTGATGCTCCGCGGTGACCGGCCCCCGTTCTTCGAAGGCCTCGACGAGCGCTGGCTGGTGTGGACGACCGGGGCGCGTACGGGTACGGCCTCCGACCTGGCCCGCGATCTCGACCGGCTGGGCGGGCCGTTGGGCCTCGTCCTCCCCTTCGGCCTGATCGGCTGCCTGTGTGTGTACGGGCGTTGGAGGTCGGCGGTGTTCGTCTTCACGTCCGCCGTCCTCGCGAACATCCTGGTGATTCTGCCGCTGAAGCAGGTGGTCGACCGTCCACGTCCGCCCCGGCCGTGGGTGCTGGTGAACAGCGGCTCGTTCCCGTCCGGCGAGGTCTTCACCGCGACGACGCTGGTGATCGCGGTCGCCGTGGTCGCGTTCCGCCCCCGCGCGCGGCGCTGGTGGTGGCTGATCGGCGGCTCCTATGTCGCCGCGATGATGTGGAGCCGTACCTGGCTGCACGCGCAGTGGCTCAGCGACACCGTCGCCGGGCTCCTGGCCGGCGCCGGAACGGGCCTGCTGCTCTGGCTGGCCTTCGCGCCGCTGCTCAGGGGGGAAGCGGTGCGCGCGGCCGCCGACCGGCTGTGGGAGTGA
- a CDS encoding SDR family oxidoreductase, protein MIISEQTALVTGANRGLGRLLATELVARGATVYAGARNPDTIDVPGVIPISLDVTDPESVAAAAKAAGAVTLLINNAGSSTGADLLTGDLSDLQLEMDTHYFGSLSMIRAFAPGIAANGGGTILNILSVLSWISLPTVGGYSAAKSAAWSMTNALRVQLAEQNIRVAGLHVGFMDTEMAATVTAPKMDPAAVAALAIDGIEADAYEILADDLSRQVQAGFAGGVGALYPALT, encoded by the coding sequence ATGATCATCTCCGAACAGACCGCCCTGGTCACCGGCGCCAATCGCGGCCTCGGCCGGCTGCTGGCCACCGAGCTCGTGGCCCGCGGCGCCACCGTCTACGCCGGAGCGCGCAACCCCGACACCATCGACGTGCCCGGCGTGATCCCGATCAGCCTTGACGTCACCGACCCCGAGTCGGTCGCGGCAGCCGCCAAGGCGGCCGGCGCGGTGACCCTGCTCATCAACAACGCGGGGTCCTCCACCGGGGCCGATCTGCTCACCGGCGACCTCAGCGACCTGCAGCTGGAAATGGATACGCACTACTTCGGTTCCCTGTCGATGATCCGTGCCTTCGCACCGGGGATCGCGGCCAACGGCGGCGGGACGATCCTGAACATCCTGTCCGTCCTGTCGTGGATCTCGCTGCCCACCGTCGGCGGGTACTCGGCCGCGAAGTCGGCCGCCTGGTCGATGACCAACGCCCTCCGGGTCCAGCTCGCCGAGCAGAACATCCGGGTCGCCGGACTGCACGTCGGATTCATGGACACCGAGATGGCCGCGACGGTCACCGCTCCGAAGATGGACCCCGCCGCTGTCGCCGCCCTCGCGATCGACGGCATCGAGGCGGATGCGTACGAGATCCTCGCCGACGACCTCAGCCGCCAGGTACAGGCGGGCTTCGCCGGGGGCGTGGGCGCCCTCTACCCGGCGCTGACCTGA
- a CDS encoding phosphocholine-specific phospholipase C — MTPLSRRTFLSAGAAGAATMVGLSAQDAAAAPTGTVADVKHVVILMQENRSFDHYFGTLNGVRGFGDKQALQFPGGGDVFRQPDPARTDGGVMLPYRMDTSKYNAQNAAGLPHDWSTGHQAVNSGAMNAWIAAKGERTMGYFTRADIPYQYALADAFTLCDAYFCSLAGPTIPNRLYLWSGTSGPGRDGTTGPWTDNTASADNPVADWTTYAERLEAAKVSWRVYHNPTEDDLTGDYGDSALAYFRQFHTFPKNDPRYVNAMTKFDLTVFDQHCKDGSLPTVSWLVAPYVYCEHPTASPDYGAWWVNSALQSLMSNPQLWKETVFLVMYDENDGYFDHMIPPTPEAGTPEEFAQGRPVGLGSRVPLWVASPWSRGGYVNSQVSDHTSVLRFLEKVTGVQEPNISAWRRTVCGDLTSCFDFTDPDYTIPELPDTVALMAKADAGAKLPAVALPAAGTQYVPAQETAARPHRRLPYAPGADLAVDRATGVLTCTMTNAGTAGFHYTVYPNITHPFAGTPFTVAPGGSKAYTWVTSAADARYDFSVHGPDGFVRRFAGTVVRAGQNAAAVPSVTASPGESLVLNLVNDGLTGVTFTITPNDHAGTAQTVTVAPGSRTTLAWPLDDGRYDVTVTAGTGTGFVQRYAGTVH; from the coding sequence ATGACTCCGCTCAGCCGCCGCACCTTCCTGTCGGCCGGCGCCGCCGGCGCGGCCACCATGGTCGGCCTCTCCGCCCAGGACGCCGCCGCGGCTCCCACCGGCACCGTGGCCGACGTGAAGCACGTGGTCATCCTGATGCAGGAGAACCGCTCCTTCGACCACTACTTCGGCACCCTCAACGGCGTCCGCGGCTTCGGCGACAAGCAGGCCCTGCAGTTCCCCGGCGGCGGCGACGTCTTCCGCCAGCCCGACCCGGCCCGCACCGACGGCGGCGTCATGCTCCCGTACCGGATGGACACGTCGAAGTACAACGCGCAGAACGCCGCCGGCCTCCCGCACGACTGGTCCACCGGCCACCAGGCCGTCAACAGCGGCGCGATGAACGCGTGGATCGCCGCCAAGGGCGAGCGCACCATGGGCTACTTCACCCGCGCGGACATCCCGTACCAGTACGCGCTGGCCGACGCGTTCACCCTCTGCGACGCGTACTTCTGCTCACTGGCAGGCCCCACGATCCCGAACCGGCTCTATCTGTGGAGCGGTACCTCGGGACCGGGCCGGGACGGCACCACCGGCCCATGGACCGACAACACGGCGAGCGCGGACAATCCCGTCGCCGACTGGACGACCTACGCGGAACGGCTGGAGGCCGCCAAGGTCAGCTGGCGGGTCTACCACAATCCGACCGAGGACGATCTGACCGGGGACTACGGCGACAGCGCGCTCGCGTACTTCCGGCAGTTCCACACCTTTCCCAAGAACGACCCGCGGTACGTCAACGCGATGACGAAGTTCGATCTCACCGTCTTCGACCAGCACTGCAAGGACGGCTCGCTGCCCACCGTCTCCTGGCTGGTCGCGCCCTACGTGTACTGCGAACACCCCACCGCCAGCCCGGACTACGGCGCCTGGTGGGTCAACTCCGCCCTGCAGTCGCTGATGTCGAATCCGCAGCTGTGGAAGGAGACCGTGTTCCTGGTGATGTACGACGAGAACGACGGCTACTTCGACCACATGATCCCGCCCACCCCCGAGGCCGGCACCCCCGAAGAGTTCGCCCAGGGCCGGCCGGTCGGGCTGGGCAGCCGGGTGCCGCTGTGGGTGGCCTCCCCCTGGTCGCGTGGCGGATACGTCAATTCGCAGGTCTCCGACCACACCTCCGTACTGCGCTTCCTGGAGAAGGTGACGGGCGTCCAGGAGCCGAACATCAGCGCCTGGCGCCGGACGGTGTGCGGCGACCTCACCAGTTGCTTCGACTTCACCGACCCGGACTACACGATCCCCGAACTGCCCGACACCGTCGCGCTGATGGCCAAGGCCGACGCCGGAGCGAAACTCCCCGCCGTCGCCCTGCCGGCCGCCGGCACCCAGTACGTGCCCGCGCAGGAGACCGCGGCGCGGCCGCATCGCAGACTGCCCTACGCCCCGGGCGCCGACCTCGCGGTCGACCGCGCGACCGGTGTACTCACCTGCACCATGACCAACGCCGGGACGGCCGGCTTCCACTACACCGTGTACCCGAACATCACTCACCCCTTCGCCGGCACCCCGTTCACGGTCGCCCCGGGCGGCTCGAAGGCGTACACGTGGGTCACGTCGGCGGCCGACGCACGCTACGACTTCAGCGTGCACGGCCCCGACGGCTTCGTCCGCCGCTTCGCCGGGACCGTCGTCCGCGCCGGCCAGAACGCCGCCGCGGTGCCGTCGGTGACGGCGTCCCCCGGTGAATCCCTCGTCCTGAACCTGGTCAACGACGGCCTGACCGGAGTCACCTTCACCATCACCCCGAACGACCACGCCGGCACCGCGCAGACCGTCACGGTGGCCCCCGGCTCCCGCACCACCCTCGCCTGGCCGCTGGACGACGGCCGCTACGACGTCACCGTCACGGCGGGCACCGGCACCGGGTTCGTCCAGCGCTACGCCGGAACCGTGCACTGA
- a CDS encoding LysE family transporter: MRELALGIALGFSAGISPGPLLALVLSGTLRGGLGIGLRVAAVPLLTDLPVIVSAVTVLAMLPDSAISMGGVVGGIFLLYLALSTLREARTAQLPSRDGSDAGDQAKRALWQGALANLLSPHPWMFWLTTGAPLLVAAWRHGSLEAGSFLFGFYLLLVGSKASLALVIARARHRIGTRGFRWTLAGSGVLLMAASGLLLAEFGPGLVAAFRSTADS; this comes from the coding sequence GTGCGAGAGCTCGCTTTGGGGATCGCTCTGGGTTTCAGCGCCGGCATCAGTCCGGGACCGCTGCTCGCGCTGGTGCTGTCCGGGACGCTGCGGGGCGGTCTGGGCATCGGGTTGAGGGTCGCCGCGGTTCCGCTGCTCACCGACCTGCCGGTGATCGTGTCGGCCGTGACGGTACTGGCGATGCTGCCGGACTCGGCGATCTCGATGGGCGGCGTCGTCGGAGGGATCTTCCTCCTGTACCTGGCGCTGTCCACGCTGCGCGAGGCCCGGACCGCGCAACTGCCCAGCCGTGACGGGTCGGATGCCGGGGACCAGGCGAAGCGGGCCCTGTGGCAGGGGGCGCTGGCCAATCTCCTCAGCCCGCACCCGTGGATGTTCTGGCTCACCACGGGTGCGCCGCTGCTCGTCGCGGCCTGGCGGCACGGGTCACTGGAGGCCGGGTCGTTCCTGTTCGGGTTCTACCTCCTGCTGGTGGGCAGCAAGGCGTCGCTGGCCCTCGTCATCGCCCGCGCCCGGCACCGGATCGGAACGCGGGGCTTCCGCTGGACGCTCGCCGGCTCCGGCGTCCTGCTGATGGCCGCTTCCGGGCTGCTGCTGGCGGAGTTCGGACCCGGGCTGGTCGCCGCGTTCCGGTCGACGGCCGACTCGTGA
- a CDS encoding GNAT family N-acetyltransferase: MNPTIRTAAIGTERLELLPLRVDHAEEMAAALSDPALHTFIGGTPDTPRDLRARYERMVAGAPDPAVSWCNWVIRLREETSLAGTAQATIGPSGDGLTAEIAWVVGTPWQGRGIATEAALGLVAWLAGQPVDGPFTLVAHVHPDHRASAAVAAACGLTPTGTWHDGEIRWRRSLR, encoded by the coding sequence GTGAATCCCACGATCAGGACCGCGGCCATCGGCACCGAGCGGCTGGAACTGCTGCCACTCCGCGTGGACCACGCCGAGGAGATGGCCGCCGCGCTGTCCGACCCGGCCCTGCACACCTTCATCGGGGGCACCCCGGACACCCCGCGGGACCTGCGCGCCCGCTATGAACGCATGGTCGCGGGCGCACCCGACCCTGCCGTCTCGTGGTGCAACTGGGTGATCCGGCTGCGCGAGGAGACCTCCCTGGCGGGCACGGCCCAGGCGACGATCGGCCCTTCCGGGGACGGCCTGACCGCCGAGATCGCCTGGGTCGTCGGCACCCCGTGGCAAGGGCGCGGCATCGCCACGGAGGCGGCGCTGGGCCTGGTCGCCTGGCTGGCGGGCCAACCCGTCGACGGCCCCTTCACCCTCGTCGCCCATGTCCATCCGGACCACCGGGCGTCGGCCGCCGTCGCCGCAGCGTGCGGACTGACGCCCACCGGCACATGGCACGACGGTGAGATCAGGTGGCGGCGAAGCCTGCGGTGA
- a CDS encoding carbohydrate-binding protein: MAAGFSDWKVKKQYSENDRVSYLGKEYRCLATHTSNSAWNPKAAVTKWQEYKP, encoded by the coding sequence ATGGCAGCAGGATTCTCGGACTGGAAAGTCAAGAAGCAGTATTCGGAGAATGACCGGGTGTCGTACCTGGGAAAGGAATACCGCTGTTTGGCCACTCACACGTCGAATTCGGCATGGAATCCCAAAGCAGCCGTCACGAAGTGGCAGGAATACAAGCCGTAG
- a CDS encoding helix-turn-helix domain-containing protein, with protein sequence MNSTDLASGPCPLGRAAGILGDRWTLLIMRNATLGATRFEQFRTGLGIADNILSNRLGKLVDAGVLTKEPYEDGNRIRSHYRITQAGVALRPVLEALAAWGHTYANPAEPTIAVRIVHLACGRPTADGSYCDVCDTAITNEDAAWVMPWVSEEPIPLATAAATAAPDGS encoded by the coding sequence ATGAACAGCACAGATCTCGCCTCCGGGCCCTGCCCCCTGGGCCGCGCCGCCGGCATCCTCGGCGACCGCTGGACGCTGCTGATCATGCGGAACGCCACGCTCGGCGCGACGCGCTTCGAGCAGTTCCGTACCGGTCTGGGGATCGCGGACAACATCCTGTCCAACCGGCTGGGCAAGCTGGTCGACGCCGGGGTCCTCACCAAGGAGCCCTACGAGGACGGCAACCGGATCCGCTCGCACTACCGGATCACGCAGGCGGGAGTCGCCCTGCGCCCCGTCCTGGAAGCGCTCGCCGCATGGGGCCACACCTACGCGAATCCGGCGGAGCCCACGATCGCCGTGCGGATCGTGCACCTAGCCTGTGGCCGGCCGACCGCCGACGGAAGCTACTGCGACGTCTGCGACACCGCGATCACCAACGAGGACGCCGCCTGGGTCATGCCCTGGGTGTCGGAGGAGCCCATCCCCCTGGCCACCGCCGCCGCGACCGCCGCACCTGACGGAAGCTGA
- a CDS encoding aldo/keto reductase, producing MQYTRLGASGLVVSRLGLGMMSYGDTSRRAWHLSEDEAEPIVRHAVEQGVTLFDTADMYDRGASEVVTGRLLARLFDDRDDYVLATKVYYPMSGKPGDRGLSRKHILASVDGSLRRLGTDHIDLYQIHRWDHKTPIEETMDALDTVVRAGKVRYIGASSMYAWQFAKAQHTAVLAGGTRFVSMQNHYNLVYREEEREMIPLCLDQGVGVLPYSPLARGLLAGGRGRGGERTTTRGGADPLADRLYTEADFDVVDTLRSVASELGLPPARVALAWLLNKEGVSAPIVGATKLAHLQDAVGALDVTLSPAHMARLEADYRPHPVMGPE from the coding sequence ATGCAATACACCCGCCTGGGTGCATCAGGACTCGTCGTGTCCCGGCTGGGGCTCGGCATGATGAGTTACGGCGACACGAGCCGGCGCGCCTGGCACCTCTCCGAGGACGAGGCGGAGCCGATCGTGCGGCATGCGGTGGAGCAGGGAGTGACGCTGTTCGACACCGCCGACATGTACGACAGAGGTGCCAGCGAAGTGGTCACCGGGCGGCTGCTCGCACGGCTCTTCGACGACCGTGACGACTATGTCCTCGCCACCAAGGTGTACTACCCGATGAGCGGGAAACCGGGTGACCGGGGTCTGTCGCGCAAGCACATCCTCGCCTCGGTGGACGGCTCCCTGCGCCGTCTCGGTACCGACCACATCGACCTCTATCAGATCCATCGCTGGGACCACAAGACGCCCATCGAGGAGACGATGGACGCGCTCGACACCGTCGTGCGGGCCGGGAAGGTCCGCTACATCGGCGCATCGAGCATGTACGCATGGCAGTTCGCCAAGGCGCAGCACACCGCCGTGCTCGCCGGTGGCACGCGCTTCGTGTCCATGCAGAACCACTACAACCTCGTCTACCGCGAGGAGGAACGGGAGATGATCCCGCTCTGCCTCGACCAGGGCGTCGGCGTCCTGCCGTACAGCCCGCTCGCGCGCGGGCTCCTCGCGGGCGGCCGGGGTCGCGGCGGCGAGCGCACCACCACACGCGGCGGCGCCGATCCGCTCGCCGACCGGCTCTACACGGAAGCCGACTTCGACGTCGTCGACACGCTCCGTTCGGTCGCCTCGGAGCTCGGTCTGCCACCGGCCCGGGTCGCCCTCGCCTGGCTGCTGAACAAGGAGGGCGTGAGCGCCCCGATCGTCGGTGCGACCAAACTCGCCCACCTCCAGGACGCCGTCGGGGCACTGGACGTCACCCTCTCACCGGCACACATGGCGCGCCTGGAGGCGGACTACAGGCCGCACCCGGTGATGGGGCCGGAGTAG
- a CDS encoding HIT family protein, with product MLIPNCYACGKESRFDDLPPRERIVADEHWRVVHALDTALPGWLVLLPRRHVTAVHDLTDAEAAALGTWQVRLSRALHRVTGCTKTYVIQFAEAEGFAHVHFHIVPRMADLPRELRGPHVFGLLQRPEQECVQADRADEIARALRRELTS from the coding sequence ATGCTGATACCGAACTGCTACGCGTGCGGCAAGGAGTCCCGGTTCGATGACCTGCCGCCGCGCGAGCGCATCGTCGCCGACGAGCACTGGCGAGTGGTCCACGCCCTCGACACAGCGTTACCCGGCTGGCTGGTGCTCCTGCCCCGCCGCCACGTCACCGCGGTGCACGACCTCACCGACGCGGAGGCCGCCGCACTCGGAACCTGGCAGGTCAGGCTCTCCCGGGCCCTGCACCGGGTGACGGGGTGCACGAAGACCTACGTCATACAGTTCGCCGAGGCCGAGGGCTTCGCCCACGTCCACTTCCACATCGTGCCGAGGATGGCGGATCTGCCCCGGGAACTGCGGGGCCCCCACGTGTTCGGCCTGCTCCAACGCCCCGAGCAGGAGTGTGTGCAGGCCGACCGGGCCGACGAAATCGCCCGCGCCCTCCGTCGTGAACTCACATCATGA
- a CDS encoding class I SAM-dependent methyltransferase produces the protein MDRNIRTVDDVLQLLDGLFAPGADRWTAGAADWWDGFYADRSRPVPFFVARPDESLASYLDRGLIAPGRALDLGCGPGRNALHLASLGFEVDAVDLSPAAITWAEDRAREAGADIRFHCADAFALTDTELNGPYDLIYDSGCFHHLPPHRRISYLALLDRALAPGGHLALTCFAAGEAGMGSELPDTDFYRESGLQGGLAYTPESLRWIFSDLTEIELRRMHDEPPESPYFGEPFLWTALFRRDAEARWSAR, from the coding sequence ATGGACCGGAACATCCGTACGGTCGACGACGTTCTGCAGCTCCTCGACGGCCTGTTCGCGCCGGGGGCCGATCGCTGGACGGCCGGCGCGGCCGACTGGTGGGACGGCTTCTACGCGGACCGTTCAAGGCCGGTGCCGTTCTTCGTGGCGAGGCCGGACGAGAGCCTGGCCTCCTACCTCGACCGAGGCCTGATCGCTCCGGGCCGCGCGCTCGATCTGGGCTGCGGCCCCGGCCGCAACGCGCTCCACCTCGCCTCGCTGGGCTTCGAGGTGGACGCCGTCGACCTCTCCCCCGCCGCCATCACCTGGGCCGAGGACCGCGCCCGCGAGGCGGGAGCCGACATCCGGTTCCACTGCGCCGACGCCTTCGCCCTCACGGATACCGAACTGAACGGCCCCTACGACCTCATCTACGACTCGGGCTGTTTCCACCACCTGCCGCCCCACCGCCGCATCAGCTACCTCGCCCTCCTCGACCGCGCCCTCGCCCCCGGCGGGCATCTCGCCCTCACCTGCTTCGCGGCGGGTGAAGCCGGCATGGGCTCCGAACTCCCCGACACGGACTTCTACCGCGAATCCGGCCTCCAGGGCGGACTCGCCTACACCCCGGAGTCCCTGCGCTGGATCTTCTCCGACCTGACAGAGATCGAACTGCGCCGCATGCACGACGAACCGCCCGAGTCCCCGTACTTCGGCGAGCCCTTCCTGTGGACGGCCCTGTTCCGCCGCGACGCCGAGGCCCGGTGGTCCGCTCGGTAG
- a CDS encoding DUF6296 family protein: MSERAGFELTFTNPLPVDGAPAQQVVEVFATTAIGSGGYPIYVDASKIIRAEISDAGQVRMIASGGGQRPQSPSAVHRLPPADHR, from the coding sequence ATGTCCGAGCGCGCGGGCTTCGAGCTCACCTTCACCAACCCCCTCCCGGTGGACGGCGCACCCGCCCAGCAGGTCGTCGAGGTTTTCGCGACGACCGCGATCGGGTCGGGCGGATATCCGATCTATGTCGACGCAAGCAAGATCATCCGTGCCGAGATCAGTGACGCGGGACAGGTCCGCATGATCGCGAGCGGCGGCGGACAGCGCCCCCAGTCCCCCTCCGCGGTCCATCGCCTGCCACCGGCCGACCACCGATGA
- a CDS encoding RICIN domain-containing protein, protein MTKVLAALSSAALLSLGAANSAQADSPDNGFFNKLTNLNSGMCAAVGNNSTQPGAGLIQFPCDNKYNKQFSSGWAGTSAYFLRVRSTGQCVTPQGPANHALVVQSYCSNNDAQVWVAESLGNDSYRLRNRSSGLCLTAAWGMTNSGQPLDQSTCGGFNGQAWRFSAMHN, encoded by the coding sequence GTGACCAAGGTCTTAGCCGCACTCTCGTCCGCGGCGCTGCTGTCGCTCGGCGCTGCCAACTCCGCCCAGGCGGACAGCCCCGACAACGGCTTCTTCAACAAGCTGACCAACCTGAACTCCGGCATGTGCGCCGCGGTGGGCAACAACTCCACCCAGCCCGGCGCCGGCCTGATCCAGTTCCCGTGTGACAACAAGTACAACAAGCAGTTCTCGTCGGGCTGGGCGGGTACCAGCGCCTACTTCCTCCGGGTCCGGTCGACCGGTCAGTGCGTCACCCCGCAGGGCCCGGCCAACCACGCCCTCGTCGTCCAGTCGTACTGTTCCAACAACGACGCGCAGGTGTGGGTCGCCGAGTCGCTCGGCAACGACAGTTACCGGCTCAGGAACCGCTCCAGCGGCCTGTGCCTGACGGCGGCCTGGGGTATGACCAACAGCGGTCAGCCCCTCGACCAGTCCACCTGCGGTGGATTCAACGGCCAGGCCTGGCGCTTCTCCGCGATGCACAACTGA